A window of Sebastes umbrosus isolate fSebUmb1 chromosome 6, fSebUmb1.pri, whole genome shotgun sequence genomic DNA:
GCTCCTGACAGAgtacgccaggcagacacatAGCTAACAACCTTGCTGCTAAACTTAATGATGCGGTGCAGCCTTTTACTGgaaaagtggctgcatgtgtccacgacaatgcacgcagcatcgtggcggCTACGGTAACTCTctcggacgggtgaactggggactcagttgtttgttttgcacatacactgcagctggcgataAATGATGGGTTTAACCTGTTGGTGCATCGGCTTATCGTTGCAGTTGGGTGGCTTGTTTGGCACTTCAACCACAGCACCTCTGAATGCAAGGCACTAATCTTTTAGGTTAATGAGTGTCGGCTATCggtcagaattattttttttataattagcATTCCTAATCTGTTGACAAGAAAGATTGGCTGGAAAAGGCTTTCCTTTCATTTGCATGGAATGGGCAGAAACAAAAGCGTATGGGTAAATGATGGATAAATACAAAAAGATGAATTAGTCATTGATGACATTATTTTAACTTATCAAAAATTCACTTAATGTTCAAGTACGGATTTAAATTTACAGTCAaggttattttctatttaaaatatGTCCTGCTTGCTACATACAGTTGGTTGTTTGCGACTGTGGCTCAGGAGATAGAGCAGGTCGCCCACTAATCGGAAGATCGGCGGTTCAGTCagtgagtggtcggaagactaaaaaggcgctatataaaagCAAGTCCATATACCATCCATTAACATGTGCATACATTTTCAACGTTCAAATATCAACCTCAAAAATTCAGTACAAACCTGGGAACGTTTAGTCCCTGGAAATACTTTtccaggaactaaaaggttccttcagcccactgttgtctgcgtttccaccgtgTTCTAAAGACCTGTGAAAATTAGGCAAATTATTCCGCTGATGTATGTAAAAGCAACATGGGACAAGGGCTGCCGgtggtcacagcagtaaacacactctgcagcctgcagttcagtgtccGCCCGTTTCATCTGAAAAAAAGcgttttgtctcactgcgacgATATTTGTTGCTGcctatatttactgatgcacgttggatgtattGAATGAAATGCAGGCAAATGAAGGATGCAAATGAAtctaagagcgtctgtctccacagtaaatcatctgttgagtgtttgatgattatttatttgtgctttagaacgtaaccgccgtgaaacaatcgGAGgaggccgacagcagagcctaactttacctTCAATGTTATcagacaaagagaaatgctctcccttCATCCTAAAATGCTAAATCGAGCACTTCCTTTTTTAcgaatgaagcggtacacgagttggtgtgtgtgtgcgcgcgcgtgtgtttGCCGACGGTCAGCggcggtcatccctgcaaactccaccccgaaaGTTCCGGTACTTTTCGAAAGTACTACCACCCCCGAGTagggtttttttggggggtaaaaaggccccgtaaaatgtccccagaacttaatttacACCGTGGTCCCTGCGGccgaaacgcaatgagttcctcaaaaggttcttagttccgggggaaagttctTGTGGTAGAAATGGGGCTTAAGCTGGGCTTTAATCAGAATTGTGAATCTTTGTGCGTTTTGTGTTTCAGAAATGAAAAACCTGCTGACCTTACTCCTTGCTCCAGCTgcttctctcgctctcttgctctcgctctctctctctctctctctctctctctcgctctcgctctctctctcttgctttctctctcttgctttctctctttctccctaaCAAACACTTGCTTCTGCTGATATTGTTATTGTCAAACTCTGCTGTAAAGACTAGCCTAGATGTTAGTCTATAACTATACCAGCTTGCTTTATATGCTTTTAATAGCCCTAATAAataatggggaaaaaaataattttgtctGTTTTGGCAATGTATCGCTTCTTTAAAATAGCTCTAAGACCATTTTTGAGTTAGTCGATGATGTTAAATCACTAGGAGAAAGGGGAATTGCTCTCGGGTCTAGATAGATCTTGATTTGCCATGTGTTCAGAGTTATTTCTTTACATCTTAACAGTGCAGAAGTATTCATCAGTCTGTGTGGTTAAAAACAATGTGGATGTTTTCCAGGTTTTGGAGAACTTCTCTGATGCACCCATGACTCCCAAACAAATCCTCCACGTCATCCAGACCAAGGGGCTGAAGGAAATGCGgtcagtcagacacacacagacacacacagacacacacacacacacacacacacacacaaacacagctgctACTGTTACAAAAGAAAGTTGTTCTCTTGAACCTGACTTCAGTAAATGATGTTAGCAAATAAAAAGCGCAGTGACGCTGTGGCTCATCAGGCATTTGTCCATCGTTCAATTTGGTGTAGATCATTGCATTTGAATATGgcttgttgattatattttgtatttgcctattattttttttagcagcGCACACATCAACTGAACATGTTAATCAGTGTGGCTCTAACagaattttgtttattttatttccttctACATGGACCCCTTGGCCTGCTGCTGGCCTAAACAGGAGGTAAGACCTTTTATTGCATACACTAATCACTTCTCTTCTGTAACCAAACACTTGTCCTGTTCTTCATGCTCTTTCATATTCTCTAAGGCCTGTGTTTGCTCTTGGTGCATTGTGCTTTCATGGTAAAGACAAACACAATGCCCCCTATACTGTAATTGTGGAAAACATCACAGTCACCGTTTCACCATAACAATACACGCAATATTATGTTGTTGTGCCAAGCTCTGTTGATGTTTTGAAACGATTCAAATGTGAACTTTTAATGAATCTCAAGACGTCAACTTGAGCTGGGAGGGAATCTTTGGATTTGGGGGGGAAATTGGGTGCCGCAAAAGAACACAATTAGATGTACCCCTGGGCATAGTGAATTTATTTGACTGATTTGTCAATTGGCAGGAAGATGGCAGGCAGCATTGATATCCCCTGTCAATCCAaagtaatgcctatttttaagTTGATAACAATGATACGGTACCAAAGAAAATCCACTCCAAATGGAGGAGCCgataaaatgtgttgttaagTGCAAAGCTGAAAGCATCATAAATACACCATACACCCATTTTCATACTCACTCATTAATATTTTCAGTCCCATAGCTATTTGTAAACAAGGTTATGCATGTCCAATGATCACACACGAGCATTAATCTGACTGAATTGTGTCGTAAAAGGGATAAATTGATCACAGCAACAGAACTGCCAGACTTGTTTGCAAAGTGAGTGGACATGCACCCCCTGAAcaaatcaagtcaagtcaaactttatttgtatagcatgTTTAAAAACAGCCGCAGTAGACCAAAGCGCTGAACATGtacataataaaatgaatacaaagtaaacAACAATAAGAACAGAGCAAAAGCAATAACCATAATGTGCACATAACAGAAcagaaatatagagtgatattttggttttagctgacgtgtggcgcctcactgtgttgatcaatgctcgttcatgtctatgcagagcgagcgcgagcaacagggcgctgactttcgttgacttaacgaccacaggtgtcgctgttaacaagcagtttctgattcttacatagagtccctttttAAAGGGATGGATACCAAAATATAAATGGTGTGACAACATCTCTCACAGTTGACTTATTGTCTCACAGTGTGCAGTGTATCGTCATATCGCCCAACCATAGCTGTCATCACCGGGTAGCACTAGTACGTCTTCAGATTTCAATTTGTCTTTATGTCTTTAGTCCATTGTGTTCAGTCACGTGAGTTGGAACTGAccgtaactgtgtgtgtgtgcgcagtggTACAGCCCCTTTGGCCTGCCTGGTCACCATGCTGCACTCCCAGGTGAGGGGAGACCGAGTCAAGAACAGCATCTTCTTTAAGCTGCCTGGACGGATGAGCCTGTTCACTCTCAAGGTACACAGACACAGTCCTCTTCTCTCTCAACGCCTCACCACTCTGCTGCTAAATCTCCTTTATGTAAGATTACATCACCATCATTATTGGTGTCAGCAGAAAGTTGCTCCAAAAAGTTGCATTtggggaaaacatttttttttttgagacagTTACTCAAGATAGTACAGAGGTTGCATAGTGAGTATCTTTGTTTGGAACTCTTTTCTATGGAAGTCCACCTGCAGACTGActtattgttaatgttattaatgttatcatagctctgccttctactatggagggatgggaggacgACATGAAAAAGTGGTCTTTGGAACTGCTCTTTAAAGCCCAACTAACGTACACTAACTATATTCTGTACACTAACGATGTTCCGTACAGATGACATTTTTCCGCCAATCGCTGAATAAATACTTCTAGATCGTGCATAACATTTATATGCGTGTCATCCTCAGTTCCCCCTCTTTCATTCCCAACCAAGCCAGAGACCTCCACCATTAGTTCCTGTGAGATTTCAGTCAGTTTGTGAGGTGCGCACCGTGCGCCCACAGCGCCTGGAAGGGAAGCTCCAGTCCCGACTGCAGCTTGAGAGGGGAGATGACTAGAGCAGcgaaaatgtacatttcaactTAATTTATGCTACTCACAGTACTGTAGTCtgtatgaaatgattattattctatcaaaagttgttaaatatattaccctttgttgaataaatgctttaaaatgtgcatttttaaCATCAATGGTGCGCACTGACTGCTTGGCACTGCAGCAGCAACTCTGTCAACACAGACGCTGTTTGCAAGTCCTGCACCCAATATTGATGTAGTATAGCAGTGTTATTTGATAAAAGGTCAATAAAGTTAACGTTTATGACATCAATTGAATAttgtgacatttaaaatgttcattaaTCGCCGTTGAAATCATGTTATGCGCTCTGTACGGAACACCGTTAAAGCTTAATGATCTTTTATACACAGGCGGAGGCGTTACTTTTCCCCACTTTTCTTAAAAACTCTTGGTTCAAAAATCAGTCAAAGTGTAGACTGTCTAATGGATATTCCCCCCGGAGAAtgagcacacaaacatgctTGTCTGGCTCTTAACAACAGAGGAGTGCTGCCTGGCGTGGTGCCGACGGGCGTAAAGTGTACGGAACAACGTACCACAGCTCCGCAaaggacattttagaaaatgctAGTTTAACgttggttaaataaatgttaaaaataaagcaggattttGTAAAATTAAGGTGAATTACTTTTCAAATGAAGTGCCGCTGATGGTTAGCCGCTATGGTTAGCCTATGGAACTAACTAGCTTACTGCTACTTCCGCTACCTCACCGGAAGTTACGCCCACAATCATTTCTACAGCTGAGAATAAAGTGAATAATCCAGTCAGTATGGACACCAAGGGAAGTCAGCATTGATAGGTGGCTGTTACTGCTAATAGGGATATATACACCACAGGGTTACCCAATCTGTTAAATCGCATATTATTTTGAATACTTTAATGTAGCAACCAATTTTGACGCATGACCACAAAATCATTTGATAGGAGAAAGCCTTCTGATGTGCGTCTCACATGCAGACAACACTGTTTTTCTTCACGCTCTGTAGAAGAACGCCCTCCAGTGGACAAAAACAACATCGGAGTCGGAGACACCAACAGAGGCAGCCAGCAGCACCACCGCCCCGGCTTCCAGCAGCGGCACAACTGCAGCGGGCGCGGTGGTGTCCTCCGTCAGCCCCAACGAGGCCGCTGAGCAGGAAAGCTGCGACTCCACTGAGACCACCGCCGCTGCCAGCGGAGACAATGACGGTAACAGGACACCACACACCAGAGACCTCTCATTACACACACCTGAGGCCTCTCCAATAGGGTTTTTTCCATAACGGTGGGGTAGTCGCCCCAAGCTGTGCCCTGAAACAACTCCTTGTCAAAAAATGGTCTTTAATTTACTCATCTATTGTAGAAACATTGAGTTTAATCATTCCTTAAGCCTCAAACTTCCTTTCCGCGGACAGCTGCGGACGTGTTCCAGTCTTGCGGACGTGCACTCGGCTCCATTCATACTACTGTAGGGTTCACCAACGGGTCCATGCATGTGCATTTCCCGATCCACACCCATTCCAGTTGGTTGAGTTCAACGCCATTTGGCTGTCTTTGTGTTCCTTCAAAGACGAATTATGTCTTTTAATTTTAGACGTGTACCCTCACGGACATGAGCGGATGATGATATTTACGTCACACAGACCAAAGTGGACCCTCGGGGACGCAGAAGGTTTGAATTGGCCTTTTAGGTTGTAGGGGTTCTTTGTTAGACTGCTGCTTCGAATCAGAGGCTCACTGAGCTTTGCCGAAGGCATGGTGCGACAATCGTAAAGGTTCAGTTAAACAACTGTGAATTTAGCTTTGTTAATATAAGCCAAAACACTAGGAAAGGAACTCCAGCTCAGATGGAAGCTGCTCGTTTATGAACTCTGCTAAGATaaagaagataaaaaaatatgagatacttGTCGCTGCAGTGTTTGTCAGAGTCAAAGTTGGGATGTAATgttcctgacacaccaagccgacggtcggccgtcagacagtttgCCGTCTGgcatgaagctaagtggtgagtgagagtggtgtgaaaatggtcggcaaatgtcgctttgtttcatgtgcgtatcataacaacggcttgtatatccacagTCCTCGATCCTCcggtttccttttttgaatgacaTACAGACTATCGCGACCTGCTCGTgtggagttatttcatctcacgcaggcgcagaacatcCGTCCTAACcagccgtcggctgtagtctttgcggtgtgactgggtgcaacttgtcggccttcgtcgctgctagttctGATGTTGcgttggtgtgtccccagcttaaaGATGAGTTTCAGGAAGAGCAGCATGTGTCTTTTCTTAGTAAATATCTTGCAGTGATTTTGCTAGGTACACGTCCTGCGTCTTTGACCCATTAAAATCTGAAAGAATGCAGTAAACTCACCGTCGACGTGTCCAGGGGACACTCATTATTTTTCCCCCTGATAACCTGTGGTGCCAGATTCATTTTAGAAGTGATGTGTGTGTCACCAACACTGTCTGCTCTGAGCACATCCACTGTTACGCACTCTCTGTCGCTCAACCACACACTCGCTACGCACACATTAAACTACTCTCAAGCCTCGGACATACTTTCCACGTCCGTGATTTCCCGACCCACACTCCgaggttcaaggttctttagtAGTCATTTGTCAATTctagcaaagcagtcattggcaatgaaaatcttcgaTCTAGATCCTCCTAATCTAAGACATAAAACAGCGCAGTTACAATATagtttaaatataaacataagtaaattagggctgtcaatcaattcaaatatttaatcgcatgattgtccatagttaattgcgattaatcaattaagccaattaatcgcacattttttatcagttccaaatgtaccttaaagggagatttgtcaggtattcaatactcttatcaacatgggagtgggcaaatatgctgctttatgcaaatgcatgtatatatttatcattggaaatcaattaacaacacaaacaatcacaaatattgtacagaaaccctcacaggtactgcatttagcataacaaaatatgctcaaatcataacatggcaaactctgacttgactgtgacttaaCCCAAACGGCATggcattatcataaagtgggcatgtctgttaaggggaaactcgtgggtacccacagaacccattttcattcacatatcttggggtcagaggtcaagggtccccttttaaaatggccatgacagatttTCAAAATTTAGcttacgtttggagcgttatttgacctccttcgcgacaagctagtatgacattggttggtaccaatggattccttatcttttgtagtttcatatgatgccagtatcttcactttagcaaaaaaaaaatgtattgggGACCCCTAAAGTTTCCCTGGGACCCACTCAAATGACCACCTGTGGGTCCCGTGATCAACATCACTGGTCATGtgaaagtttaatgttgttTGCTGTTAAATGCTGCCAACAGCAGGAGGTGCGTCAGCCACTGAGTGCagttgtaaatatgtttttctctgACCTGAAGCTTCGGTGGATGAGAGCTCGTCCAGCGCCTCCTGCTCCACGGAACCGCCCCCTCCCATCAACCAGCCCCAGACCCGCCTCAGCAGGGCAGCAGGACAGCAGGGACGCATAGACGCGCAGCAGACCCAACACGCTCAACACACCCAGACCAGACTGAGCCGCTCAAGACAGGTCAGCACCAATGTGTGAAAGCCACTGACTGTTTACAATGGAAATTACAGCATGTGTTCAGTAGTCAAGGATTTGAATTCTACAGTGTCATTTGGCACACTGTTTTAGAGTTGGATATGAAAAGTGTAGCTCCTGACGAGTTAAAGAGATTATCCTTGTCTCCCCTGTCATGCCATGTGTTGACTTGATCTGTAGAGGGACAGTTCTGCCTGATATACTGACTGTAGAACTGTCTACTGTGTCCACCTGTCCATCCCACTATTTGTGTCGCTACAGTCagggaggcagaggaagaaAGCAGTCATGATGCCTCGTGTTGTCCTCACCCCTCTTAAAGTGAATGGAGAGCACGTTCCCTCAGGTAAGAACCACTCTATTGTCCTGAGAACATTAACAACACACCAGTAATGAAAGCAAGAATTCAGAATGCTGAACAGCCTCAACGTTATCCTAATTATTAAACACAACTGGCAGAAAGAATACAAATAGGATTTTTTTTGCTGTGGCAGGGCCCATGAAGAGGAGTCGGGGAGGGGTGGATGTAGACTTCGAAACACCAGGCTCCATCCTGGTCAACACCAACATCAGAGCCCTCATCAATGTGCGGACCTTCTCAGCCTTCCCCACACActcgcagcagcagctgctgcagttGCTGCCAGAGGTGGACCGACAGGTATGTTGTGATCCTGTCCTTCCGGTTTATCCCCAGCTTTTATGTCTGTAGTGATGCTGCATACACGAATATAGCTTTCACACATATCATTAgaaatgagaaaacaaataaaaacagtgttttggaCATTTAGTGCAGTAGCAGGAGTCAACATGACAGGCCAATGGCTCTGCACCTATTTCAGCTGTCAAATTCATTCAAAATTGTACATTTAAAGCTAAATGGGTGTTATTTGCTGttaattaaaagagaaaaaggcCCAAACATGAAACACTTCTCTTCCTGGTTATCACCTTTTGATATGTGATCAACGGtcatagactgtaaataaagatggacaacatgaccgGGAAGCCAAAATTCTCGATCGCCCCTAGGTGTCTGGCTGCAGGATAGGTCatgaatccccccccccctccatgttagcggatgagACTTggacaaaattaaaaaagtcaaagtacacgtcaaaataagcttttcccaaagatggtttctttcattttaggtagttcttatcacgctgatacatgttcaagtgttaatttttctgatccgtttggttttaattcgttatttgatgctattaaaagggggtgagacgttatgattgacagctgctatGAGTGCAGTAGTCGTTAAGCTAGAGGCTTGGGAATtatacgagagaggagatgtaattttaactttccataactgttacgagtctgtgtaatagaataTGTGTCAATTGGATCACAAATGTACTTATAGAGACATCAGTATTCGGCTCCTGATGAGCTTGGGCGGGTATGTTGGCGGGACCTCAACAATGCAATGACTACTACAATACAAGAGAAACTTCTACATTTtgtcagatttgttttaacatgAAACTTCCAAGGATTTTTATAACCCCGCGACAAcctagtcgggggtatatagcgcacCGCGTGTCCCTCCTTCCATctgttcgcgtgtcacactttcccCTTTtggggggttagaagtccagggtgcccaaaatctttgacattttggccaaaaactgttattttttttcaacttaaattttgtttccggagtagaactctaaaactatttaacttaggaacttcacaTTTGGTATgttggttgacagtgtggtcttgttgtgccttttgggggttagaaatccagggtgcccaacatttttgaaatttttccaaaagtgcaaaacctttggccctactttagtaggggtcaagcagtgagcgggggtatgtgattTTAAGTGACaaggaaaaatatatttgcGTGCTGCAAAAATGTCAGCAGTGGGTGTGGAGATGGATATAAGACAAACTGAACTAGTGTGCAATTTAGGGCAGGTTGCAATATGCTAGCCCAgttgtttgttgtatttttgaatCCTGTAATTTAAATTTTGTGAAGCCGAgttcaggcacacacacacacacacacacacacggtgtgtTTAGTCATTGTTAGGGTCAATGTGATGCCACTTTATTCCTTGAGGTGCATTATTGTTTTACTGCTATTCGTGCATTGTGCCCTCTCTCGTGCAGATTGGACCAGATGGTATGGCCAGACTGAGTAGCTCGGCTCTCAACAATGAGTTCTTCACCCATGCCTCCCAGAGCTGGAAAGAGAGGCTGGCGGAGGGTAAGTGATTTGGTCAATCATGGAGAAGCTGCCAGGATTTATATATTCACATTAGATTTGAAACTGTGGGGATGGAGGTAGTGATAGCAGAAGCAAGAGCTAATCTTAAGGTTGTTATGAACAAGGTGAAGACATCATAAATGCCTGCAGAGACAACAAGCAGGAATGTGCTCCAGTATTCTTTAAGTGGTGTGAATGAAAAGGATTCCATACAATGTTAAAAACACATCTACATGATATCGGTGAGTCAGCCCATACAGGGACCTGATTCAGGGAATGTCATGACTTCATACTGCTGACGGTAGCACTGTCCTGGAACAATTACTACAACTGAGCAGCAGCTGCTTATTTTAACAAGTGAAGGGCAGCTAAGTGAGATTTATACCCCAAATTATACTGGTTTATACACTTCAAAAAGTTCAGTTGTGGAGctatactcttttttttttttttttaaaccttcgTATGTGTTTTGACACATTTAGGTGAGTTCACCCACGAGATGCAGGTGCGTTTCCGGCAAGAaatggagaaagagaagaaggtaGAGGCGTGGAAGGAAAAGTTTTTTGAAGAGTACCATGGGCAAAAGTAAGAGCCAACCCATTTCATTCAAGTCTGAATTCACTGTTCGCACAACAGCGATATTAGTTTTTCTGTCATGTTTGGGGTGGTTCCCTTTTTAAaggatttatttattagttgacTGATCATTTTAGTGCAAGTATCAATAGTATTATTTAGAAAAGCCCTgatgtagggctgggcgatatggtgAAAATcaattatgttatttatttattttttttaccaaatacctctATCGTGaagatattgtagggttgactattggtgctttacCAAATATTTAGAcgatgagatttttgataaataatcatcagtaatgtggctATAATGACTGATAAtggaacagtctggtaagttcagggcattacatcactttactgtaatgcagcctttaaaactgttaaaagacaacacttgtgccatattacgatatccaaaatctaagacgacatgtagtctcatatcatgatatcgatatattgcccagccctacctcGATGGACGGGATATTCATTTTTGACCGCATGTTTTAAGCCGTTCGTGTCATCTCCTTTGCCGTCCTCCATGTAGTTTAGACAACTCGAGCATGACCTTCATCAGTTAAGACCACTAAGATGTTAAATGTCAGTGTTCCCACAGTGCGCTAAAGCGTAGTTTGTGTACCCGTAGGTCTGGCCTGACACAAGAGGAGTCTCTGAAGCTTACCATGAGCGAAGCAAGCGAAGCAGCAGCCAGTGTGCTGGACAGTGACGTGGCCGTGGCGGCAACCGGTGCCCCCAAGAGACGCAGCGTGGGTCGGCGGAGGAGAGACGGCAGGATGAGGAGGCGCACGCGGGCCGACCTGCGTCGGAGGGCCCGCCGGACCCTCTGCAAGGCCACTCCTCCGGCCCTGCAGTCTGCAGAAGCAGCCGAGGCCAGTGTCGCGCTGGACGCCCCGGCAGTTTCTATCGGCTCGCCCATGTCCGACAACACGGTCGTTCAAGGCGAGGTGGTGCTGCAGGCTGAGTGCGGTGTGGAGCTCCCGGCAGAGAGTACCTCCATCGAGCCAAAGCCCTCTCCCACTCCAGAGCCAGTCACATTGCCAGCCTCCACTCCTACTCGTACACCTACTCCTACTCCCACTCCTACTCCAACTCCaactcctactcctactcctactcgTACTCCTACTCCCACTCCAACTCCGACTCCCACTCCTACTCCGACTCCCAGCCCAAGCCCCAGCCCAGCCTCCACCAGCGCAAACGAAGAGCCCGAAGCTGCGGCCCGCCTGCTCCCAGAGGAGGCTGCACCTGTACTGGCTTCCACCTCCtcgccttcctcttcctcctcctcctcttcttcttcgtctgcCTCCTCGCCTGTCTCCTCGCCCTCCTCGCCTTCCGACAGACAGGGACCTTTCGCCGCAGGTCTGGACTCTTCTTCGTCCTCCTCGGCGTCTTCCAGTGCCGCGGTCGCCGCCGATCCCCTGGATGACACCGCCTCCGTGGTCACCTCCGTCACAGGAGGCACCGCCACCAGCAGCCGTGAGAGTAGCCCCTCAGCCAGCCCAGCCACCACCCCCGTTTCCAGCGCTCAGCTCAAGGAGCAGAAGAGAAGGCCAGATGAGACCCAGGCCTTCTCCAGCTTCCCCGAAAAGCGGCCGCGGCTTGACGACCGTCAGTCCTTTCGTACCACAATTGACAGTGTCCGTTCAGAAAAGCCGCAGCCGACAACGGAGGAGCCCAAGGTGCCGCCTATCCGGGTAAGACTTTGTGCACAAAAATGATTTGCCTGTTTAGCAATGACTTGTTGTCCAAGTAAAGTTTGACTCGctgtctctttatgtctctgtcCCAGATCCAACTGTCCAGAATCAAACCTCcctgggtcaaaggtcaccccACCTACCAGATCTGTCCCCGGATCGTCCCCCCCGGGGAGGGCTCGCGGCGGTCGGGGACGGGGGGCGCGCGCACCCTGGCGGACATCAAAGCCCGTGCCCAGCAAGCCCGGGCCCAGCGCGAGgccgctgctgctgttgcagCCACTGGCGAAGGGACAGGGCCGACCGGCGCCAGGCTGCGGCATGCTGCTGGGCTACCGGATAGCAGCAGTGGACGACGAGCGCGAGAGCACCCAGGACCCGTCGAgcccggaggaggaggaggaggaggaggaggaggaggaagtggaagaaGGGGAGGTGGTGggatggaggagcagggatcGTCTTCAGGCTCTAATTCGTCTGGAACA
This region includes:
- the asxl1 gene encoding putative Polycomb group protein ASXL1 isoform X1, which encodes MKDKQKRKKERTWAEAARMVLENFSDAPMTPKQILHVIQTKGLKEMRSGTAPLACLVTMLHSQVRGDRVKNSIFFKLPGRMSLFTLKKNALQWTKTTSESETPTEAASSTTAPASSSGTTAAGAVVSSVSPNEAAEQESCDSTETTAAASGDNDASVDESSSSASCSTEPPPPINQPQTRLSRAAGQQGRIDAQQTQHAQHTQTRLSRSRQSGRQRKKAVMMPRVVLTPLKVNGEHVPSGPMKRSRGGVDVDFETPGSILVNTNIRALINVRTFSAFPTHSQQQLLQLLPEVDRQIGPDGMARLSSSALNNEFFTHASQSWKERLAEGEFTHEMQVRFRQEMEKEKKVEAWKEKFFEEYHGQKSGLTQEESLKLTMSEASEAAASVLDSDVAVAATGAPKRRSVGRRRRDGRMRRRTRADLRRRARRTLCKATPPALQSAEAAEASVALDAPAVSIGSPMSDNTVVQGEVVLQAECGVELPAESTSIEPKPSPTPEPVTLPASTPTRTPTPTPTPTPTPTPTPTPTRTPTPTPTPTPTPTPTPSPSPSPASTSANEEPEAAARLLPEEAAPVLASTSSPSSSSSSSSSSSASSPVSSPSSPSDRQGPFAAGLDSSSSSSASSSAAVAADPLDDTASVVTSVTGGTATSSRESSPSASPATTPVSSAQLKEQKRRPDETQAFSSFPEKRPRLDDRQSFRTTIDSVRSEKPQPTTEEPKVPPIRIQLSRIKPPWVKGHPTYQICPRIVPPGEGSRRSGTGGARTLADIKARAQQARAQREAAAAVAATGEGTGPTGARLRHAAGLPDSSSGRRAREHPGPVEPGGGGGGGGGGGSGRRGGGGMEEQGSSSGSNSSGTQLQLLNVEPTPQPSPSLSTTSTSMSLDTPQTPSPPREEAAGGPDAGEEVEATSANVQSSSDRLTDKAADSPSPKPEVPESANAPSEMADQGCEKPSLAPTSIPDSLPRFGAQGVDVIQTLASSRQPKEKVQGKEAGLGVIQHGSHHVEPQDVFSRSAAERRRTGASSPQQVDSSSGEKEDEAGTHSDSTETASDCENDLQEDEQQQPDRDWGPQVSIQRNGQLVICSPPPQNQQPVIQAHVSNRQGQTVIQPCFPNGLPHPQHSGPHSQDHQSLPTAHPQGLRDTNVVVKMEPGDDCRASRQSSTEEECRGGLKHSVTHPTAASKRLASSVRPVSSVEANNPLVTQLLQGSLALEKVLPSHSANRLEISRLPGPQSRPPVARTPGPRNRPEISAQSPSPELASQIHNKSPTGRPVSCLMEAPAASQYQSQQAPGAVPVITSLPPSSSSSRSKSDLSSQTTVESAFIKDSHHGPQPSQGVTPDRPQPTRQTMRNGPSPNHADPCPTEVVPTIQINWRPPQCQLPHSYQLQLSPATTVKNEINARSSCQAFAKSSPIKLTSVTKKEPGSSVDGYLSGGAMEGLLNMEMTLARMAKKEHGKSAYSSGSSSSSSPSPSSASVLPFQLYGKLPKHGGVGGVSYTANVSLMDNGGFTRSMADSVLHLRPRLASGQTTLSIQAFTDSTAEEVALKCSCRLKAMIMCQGCGAFCHDDCIGPSKLCVSCLVVR